In Syntrophales bacterium, the genomic stretch GGAAAACATGACGGCCTTCATCGCACTTTTATGAGGACAATACGGAAGACATTCATAGGGGGGATCAGATAACCCCCTTTTCTCTCATTTCTTCAATATCCTGACTCTTATACCCCAGACCACTGAGAATTTCTTCTGTATGCTGGCCTAAGACAGGCGAAGGGGTTCTTATCGTTGCCGGTGTTTCGGAAAACTTGAAGGGGAAACCGACCGTTAATATTTCTCCCTCTACGGGATGCTCCGACTTCAGAAGCATCTTCCGATGCTTGACGTGGGGATCAGCAATCATATCTTCTATATCATTAACCGGGGCATAACATGTATCCTTTCCCTCCAGGAGATCAAGCCATTCTTTCCTTGTCCTGGTGAGAAAGACCTTATTGAGTTCATCCATAGCCTTTTTCTGCTTTTCTCCCGTAGCATACTGGTACGCAGAGAGATCCTCCCGACCAATGAGTTTTAAAAGATTGAGCCAGAACTTATCCTCGATGTTGCCCAGAGAGATGAACTTCCCATCTTTTGTCTTAAACACGTTATAGCAGGGGGTCTCTCCCGCTATGCCGAGTATCTCTGAACCTTGGGGTTGTTGACTGGCGATATAGTTGGCAATATTGACCATATTGTAAGATACCATACAGTCAGTCATGGATAGCTCTATATACTGACCTTTCCCCGTTTTGTTACGGGAGATGATGCCTGCCAAAATGGAAAAGGCGGAAAATATTCCGATGCTCATATCGGCAATGGGAATCCCGGGAATGACAGGGGCTCCTGTATGCCGCCCCGTGGCTTCCAGAATACCGGCCACACTAATGTAGTTCATATCATGCCCCGGTCTATTACTGTATGGTCCGTCCTGGCCGTAACCTGTGGAGGAGCAGAAGATAAGTCTGGGGTTTATCTCTTTGAGGTTTTCATAACCCACCCCCAGTTTCTTCATCACCCCGGGCCGAAAACTCTCGAAAAGGACGTCATATTCTTTAACCAGCTTGCGCAGTATTTCCTTAGCCTTTTCATCCTTTAAGTTTAAGGTCATACTCTTTTTGTTGCGATTGGCCATTAAGAATACGGCATTTTCCTTCTTCAACTTGGGAGGCAGCCATCTCATGTAGTCCCCTATACCGGGCTCCTCTATCTTCAGGACTTCCGCCCCCAGATCGGCCAGCATCAAGGTGCAGTAATTAAAGGGCAGCAATCTGGAGAGGTCCAGGATCTTTATCCCTTCTAAGGCAGGAGTCATTTTCGATTCTCTGAAATTTCATGGAGAGAGC encodes the following:
- a CDS encoding CaiB/BaiF CoA-transferase family protein yields the protein MTPALEGIKILDLSRLLPFNYCTLMLADLGAEVLKIEEPGIGDYMRWLPPKLKKENAVFLMANRNKKSMTLNLKDEKAKEILRKLVKEYDVLFESFRPGVMKKLGVGYENLKEINPRLIFCSSTGYGQDGPYSNRPGHDMNYISVAGILEATGRHTGAPVIPGIPIADMSIGIFSAFSILAGIISRNKTGKGQYIELSMTDCMVSYNMVNIANYIASQQPQGSEILGIAGETPCYNVFKTKDGKFISLGNIEDKFWLNLLKLIGREDLSAYQYATGEKQKKAMDELNKVFLTRTRKEWLDLLEGKDTCYAPVNDIEDMIADPHVKHRKMLLKSEHPVEGEILTVGFPFKFSETPATIRTPSPVLGQHTEEILSGLGYKSQDIEEMREKGVI